Proteins found in one Methanospirillum hungatei JF-1 genomic segment:
- a CDS encoding class I SAM-dependent methyltransferase encodes MAEIQSLFIIDGLKKNLKIPDSINYLEFGAGRGWVLSFLQKSGFINSGVGYDPDSVSIQWGKEFLHVNLKKGFLCEDIVLEIVSQNPEINFISLIHVLEHLQSPCEIIKTFQQNFKNHFLFLEVPDADYEGYVLKIDTFPSSSMGQHFWSFSETSLRLLLEKNNYDVLLLEKDGNSHFWDSRIENIVLWMEFFNGRKKMFNQGEFNVKNICKSDVIFIINYLTMSLKNYYKKRYTRLDLPVIRILARKKNFINCD; translated from the coding sequence ATGGCAGAAATCCAATCCTTGTTTATTATTGATGGATTGAAAAAAAATTTGAAAATACCTGATTCAATTAATTATCTTGAATTTGGAGCAGGAAGAGGCTGGGTTTTATCGTTTTTACAAAAATCAGGTTTTATCAACTCAGGAGTAGGGTATGATCCAGATTCTGTTTCAATTCAATGGGGAAAAGAATTTTTACATGTAAACTTAAAAAAGGGATTTTTATGTGAAGATATTGTTCTAGAGATTGTTAGTCAAAACCCTGAAATAAATTTTATTTCTCTCATACATGTTCTAGAGCATCTTCAATCTCCGTGTGAAATAATTAAAACATTTCAACAAAATTTTAAAAATCATTTTCTCTTTTTAGAGGTTCCAGATGCTGATTATGAAGGATACGTGTTAAAAATTGATACATTTCCCTCTAGTTCTATGGGTCAACATTTTTGGTCTTTTTCAGAAACGAGTCTTCGTTTATTATTAGAGAAAAACAATTATGATGTTTTATTGTTAGAAAAGGATGGAAACTCCCATTTCTGGGACTCACGAATTGAAAACATTGTATTATGGATGGAGTTTTTTAATGGTAGAAAAAAAATGTTTAACCAGGGAGAGTTTAATGTAAAAAATATATGTAAATCTGATGTAATTTTTATTATTAATTATCTAACAATGAGTCTCAAAAATTACTATAAAAAAAGGTACACTCGGTTAGATCTGCCCGTAATAAGAATTCTTGCAAGGAAGAAAAATTTCATTAATTGCGATTGA
- a CDS encoding type II toxin-antitoxin system HicA family toxin has protein sequence MTRLPVISGFEMVKILTRFGWTPVRQTGSHCIMKKQGSIFRIVIPQHRELRPGIIHQIMKEADLSIEQITKYL, from the coding sequence ATGACACGTCTACCAGTGATTTCTGGATTCGAAATGGTAAAAATTCTAACCCGATTTGGATGGACCCCGGTAAGACAAACCGGTAGTCATTGCATCATGAAAAAACAGGGTTCAATCTTCAGAATTGTTATCCCCCAGCATAGGGAATTACGCCCGGGTATCATTCATCAGATCATGAAAGAAGCAGATTTGAGCATTGAGCAAATAACAAAATATCTATAA
- a CDS encoding PHP domain-containing protein has product MIADLHIHSKYSFDSFLSPKNIIKEAKKHKIDVIAITDHNTIRGGLETLRINLDSKISVIVGSEIHTEIGDIIGLYLNEEIKSRLSLDVIDEIKSQGGIVVLPHPFRGHNLNEKLINQCDAIEIFNSRSSEIENQLSLELAKQFNKPFTAGSDAHLACEIGLVKVVLKMDELTERISFSSLNEDLIGTYSSKCLKHCSQLIKSLKTKNLKKIPYDFFNASYSIINRN; this is encoded by the coding sequence ATGATTGCTGATCTTCATATTCATTCAAAATATTCATTTGATTCATTTCTTTCTCCAAAAAACATTATAAAAGAAGCGAAAAAACATAAAATAGATGTTATTGCCATCACTGATCATAATACAATTCGTGGAGGACTTGAAACTCTAAGAATAAATCTTGATTCAAAAATCTCCGTGATTGTTGGAAGTGAAATCCATACAGAAATTGGTGATATTATTGGATTATATTTAAACGAAGAGATAAAGTCTAGACTATCTTTAGATGTAATCGATGAGATAAAATCTCAAGGAGGAATAGTTGTCTTACCACATCCCTTTAGGGGTCATAATCTGAATGAAAAATTAATTAATCAATGTGATGCAATTGAAATCTTTAATAGTAGATCTTCAGAAATTGAAAATCAATTATCATTAGAATTGGCCAAACAGTTTAATAAGCCTTTTACAGCAGGGAGTGATGCTCATCTTGCATGTGAAATTGGATTAGTAAAGGTTGTTCTAAAAATGGATGAATTAACTGAGAGAATATCATTTTCATCCTTAAATGAAGATTTAATTGGTACTTACTCTTCGAAATGTCTAAAACACTGTAGTCAATTGATCAAATCATTAAAAACGAAAAATTTAAAAAAAATTCCTTATGATTTCTTTAATGCATCATATAGTATTATCAATCGCAATTAA
- a CDS encoding ATP-grasp domain-containing protein: MQSKIKILVTDAGYKHTLGIVRSLGQSGYYVIAMDPNKRSQSFFSKYCKEKLISPDPKNEADFIHFLKNYLMNNKIDVLLPVGYNSTITISNNRSELLPYVKIPIAEKKAIDIASDKRKTLQLAKNLQVLIPKEYNSIEKIGRYPVVLKGIYESGQIKYINSKEEAEKIDLATNVIQEYIPGEGYGFYALFNRGNVRAFCMHQRIREYPITGGSSTCAKSVYCDELKRIGLKILKELHWHGVAMVEFKKKTCNGNYVLMEINPKFWGSLDLSIASKVNFPKLLVEMSIEGDVEPINQYDIDIKYQWPFPDEILHLCANPYSILEIISDFFDKRAYCNIIIRDPLPTLIQMIDTFFILSSRILNRKIKFPHGKPTKNYDC, encoded by the coding sequence TTGCAATCAAAAATAAAGATATTAGTTACCGATGCTGGCTATAAGCATACACTAGGAATTGTGAGAAGTTTAGGGCAATCTGGATATTATGTTATTGCAATGGATCCGAATAAAAGATCACAATCATTTTTTTCTAAATACTGTAAAGAGAAACTCATTTCCCCTGACCCAAAAAATGAAGCTGATTTTATTCATTTTTTGAAAAATTATTTGATGAATAACAAAATTGACGTATTATTACCTGTTGGTTATAATTCAACAATAACAATATCTAATAATAGAAGTGAATTATTGCCATATGTAAAAATCCCCATCGCAGAAAAAAAGGCTATTGATATCGCATCTGATAAAAGAAAAACCTTACAATTAGCAAAAAATCTACAAGTATTAATTCCAAAAGAATACAATTCAATTGAGAAAATTGGTAGATATCCTGTTGTTTTAAAAGGAATATATGAATCTGGACAGATAAAATATATTAATTCTAAAGAAGAAGCAGAAAAAATAGATTTGGCAACTAACGTCATTCAGGAATATATCCCTGGTGAAGGATACGGATTTTATGCATTATTTAATAGAGGCAATGTGAGAGCCTTTTGTATGCATCAAAGAATTCGAGAATATCCAATTACTGGCGGTTCTAGTACTTGTGCTAAAAGTGTTTATTGTGATGAATTGAAAAGAATTGGACTTAAAATTTTAAAAGAACTCCATTGGCATGGGGTTGCCATGGTTGAATTTAAGAAAAAAACATGTAATGGAAATTATGTGCTAATGGAAATTAATCCGAAATTTTGGGGTTCATTAGATCTTTCTATTGCCTCAAAAGTGAATTTTCCAAAATTACTAGTTGAGATGTCTATCGAAGGGGATGTCGAACCTATCAACCAGTATGATATTGATATTAAGTATCAGTGGCCATTTCCTGATGAAATACTTCACTTATGTGCAAATCCATATTCAATACTTGAGATAATTTCTGATTTTTTTGACAAACGAGCATATTGCAATATAATAATTAGAGATCCTCTTCCAACCTTAATTCAAATGATAGATACTTTTTTTATTTTAAGTTCAAGGATATTAAATCGGAAAATAAAGTTTCCACATGGAAAACCAACGAAAAATTATGATTGCTGA
- a CDS encoding polysaccharide deacetylase family protein, with protein MGFEFLKSERPDLWDRFTRREEYENPIRDMYGRFPYWASRERDIFRPSVSEYLFEQGLVNPEYPDGCEFAVWVTHDIDIIYGSPYTKLIAGCLAIKQGDTKTAKQEILSLHTKKKPYFNFDEILSLEEKYGVKSTWFFQALNPGEPEFRYFLSDIECVFGDILEAGGEIGLHGGFEAPYNLDKLLLEKSRLEKILGQKVAGYRNHFLKFQMPDTLELLAQAGFSYDSTLGYADCIGFRTGMCHPYKPVNLNTGKEINIIELPLHIMEGSMFHHYMRLNFDMGWKLVQQIIERVQGCQGILVINWHNTSYREWSVERKLLEKILGYCQEKDAWMRTNIDAHQK; from the coding sequence ATGGGGTTTGAATTCCTTAAATCCGAACGCCCTGACCTGTGGGACCGGTTTACCCGACGGGAAGAGTACGAAAATCCTATACGAGATATGTATGGGAGGTTTCCATACTGGGCAAGTAGGGAACGGGATATCTTTAGGCCCTCAGTTTCGGAATATTTGTTTGAACAAGGATTAGTTAATCCGGAGTATCCGGATGGATGTGAGTTTGCGGTTTGGGTGACCCATGATATTGATATTATATATGGATCTCCATATACAAAATTGATAGCAGGATGCCTTGCAATAAAACAGGGTGATACGAAAACAGCAAAACAAGAAATTTTATCACTCCACACGAAAAAAAAGCCATATTTCAATTTTGATGAGATTCTATCATTAGAGGAGAAATATGGTGTGAAATCTACCTGGTTTTTTCAGGCGCTAAATCCAGGTGAGCCGGAATTCAGGTATTTTTTATCTGATATTGAGTGTGTATTTGGGGATATTCTTGAAGCTGGAGGAGAAATAGGTCTTCATGGAGGGTTTGAAGCCCCATATAATCTGGATAAACTCTTACTTGAGAAAAGCCGGCTTGAAAAGATACTGGGTCAAAAAGTAGCAGGCTACCGGAATCATTTCCTCAAATTTCAAATGCCGGACACGTTGGAACTGCTTGCACAAGCAGGTTTTTCTTATGATTCAACGCTTGGTTATGCAGATTGTATCGGGTTTAGAACTGGCATGTGTCATCCTTACAAACCGGTGAATTTGAATACCGGTAAAGAGATCAATATTATTGAATTACCACTCCATATTATGGAAGGGAGTATGTTCCATCATTATATGCGACTTAATTTTGATATGGGATGGAAACTAGTCCAACAGATTATTGAAAGAGTTCAAGGATGTCAGGGAATATTGGTAATTAATTGGCATAATACCAGTTATCGGGAATGGAGTGTTGAGAGAAAACTTCTTGAGAAGATACTTGGATATTGTCAGGAAAAGGATGCCTGGATGAGAACGAATATTGATGCTCATCAAAAATGA
- a CDS encoding lipopolysaccharide biosynthesis protein — protein sequence MKVNHKQKCIMGFVSIIISSLKKLPFTFQILEFIQNNPLYKGVFILGSGTAVTQLIGIISMPIITRLYTPSDLGILAVYSSILAITGIGASLRYEFALGLPKRDEDAANLLGLCLVLLCCTTAIFAFILVIADDYFIDTFNLYSISEYLWFLLFGFFGLGLYSIFNYYTIRNQDYRIITYTKINQGIGGAVCKIFLGLFSFGPIGLIIGHIISQTAGIGTLVRSIWYKKQNIYNSISINSLKIIAKTYKNFPIFHFPASIMNTISLQLPPLMLLWLYDSQIVGFYSLANMLLILPGSFISQSMGQAYLGEASKMVRDGSKELRNFYLKTLKHLSLIGLPLIGLPTLFAPVFISVIFGHVWKEAGWYCWTLGAMVIVGFVVSPTSILSIYGNNHWNLIWDIIRTGGVYFGFYFCYVFNCPVLMTLFIYSIIMIMMYFVLIFIVLYVIEKFTQNVKGKVDDYIQN from the coding sequence ATGAAAGTCAATCATAAGCAGAAATGTATAATGGGGTTTGTTTCAATCATAATTTCATCTCTTAAGAAGTTACCATTTACTTTTCAAATATTAGAATTCATTCAAAACAATCCTCTCTACAAAGGAGTGTTTATCCTTGGCAGTGGGACAGCAGTTACCCAATTGATTGGGATTATTTCGATGCCAATCATAACACGTCTTTATACGCCTTCTGACCTTGGAATCCTTGCAGTTTATTCATCAATATTGGCAATAACTGGGATAGGTGCTTCATTAAGATATGAATTTGCCTTAGGGCTACCAAAACGCGATGAAGATGCTGCGAATCTTTTGGGTTTGTGTTTGGTTCTTCTGTGTTGTACAACGGCCATTTTTGCTTTTATTCTTGTAATAGCTGATGATTATTTTATTGATACCTTTAACTTATATAGTATTTCAGAATATCTTTGGTTTCTTCTTTTTGGGTTCTTTGGACTTGGGCTATATAGTATTTTTAACTATTATACCATACGAAACCAGGATTATCGAATAATTACATATACAAAGATTAACCAAGGTATTGGAGGTGCAGTCTGTAAAATATTTCTAGGTCTTTTTTCTTTCGGTCCAATAGGTCTTATCATCGGGCATATTATCTCCCAAACTGCTGGGATTGGGACTCTAGTGAGGAGTATTTGGTATAAAAAACAAAATATTTATAATTCTATATCAATCAATTCGTTGAAGATTATTGCTAAAACCTACAAAAATTTTCCCATTTTTCATTTTCCAGCATCTATTATGAATACAATATCCCTTCAACTCCCACCTCTAATGTTACTTTGGCTATATGATTCTCAAATTGTGGGTTTTTATTCACTTGCTAATATGCTATTAATTCTCCCTGGTAGTTTTATTTCGCAATCAATGGGTCAGGCTTATCTTGGTGAAGCGTCAAAAATGGTAAGAGATGGTTCAAAAGAATTAAGGAATTTTTATTTGAAAACACTAAAGCACCTTTCGCTCATAGGATTGCCTCTAATTGGTCTTCCAACCTTGTTTGCTCCGGTTTTTATTTCGGTAATTTTTGGACATGTTTGGAAGGAAGCCGGTTGGTATTGTTGGACGCTGGGGGCGATGGTGATAGTTGGTTTTGTAGTTTCACCAACATCGATTCTTTCAATTTATGGTAATAATCATTGGAATTTAATATGGGATATTATTCGAACTGGAGGGGTTTATTTTGGTTTTTATTTTTGTTACGTATTTAATTGTCCAGTATTAATGACATTATTTATTTATTCAATAATCATGATTATGATGTATTTTGTTCTCATTTTTATAGTATTATATGTAATCGAGAAATTCACCCAAAATGTAAAAGGTAAGGTTGATGATTATATTCAGAATTAA
- a CDS encoding IS1182-like element ISMhu2 family transposase — protein sequence MSHRYNMIRGYGNEQQFLLPVNAMDWLSENDITYGILEILSILDISPFINKYRDDGRGSAFFDPRSMLGIIIYSMIRGEKSSRKIEMCCHYDIGYRIVANNLTPDHTTIYRFKKNNSKEIKSLFKQLSQIIVESGIARIGVLALDGSKFGCNASLSANKKLKYLEAELGRLFDESQEIDELENDDINIQDMEINRLPEHLSTKEKRKEVLNRAKEKLIERHDIESKKQEEKILDREKEELESGKKKRGRKPLEPKKEPSSDSKVNLTDPESQIMSTTNGWIQGYNGQIIVSENQFILAAMISDEQNDKKLLIPMLNELEDLFTGIHPSISPNILLSDAGYFSYPNSLAELDYGIQLIIPPSKERKIPEYSDNDGYISRMEMICRAICMGEIITFPELQSIGTFVWQSFMNREKQATTQEICKRVMEVRVKSPTGRELYRKRKYMVEPVFGNMKHNMRFRSFSQKGKENCEGEFFLAALVHNIKKLIRFEGIVKIKEFATNIIKPSRGSGFSYIFANTVCKVGIDTCRFIHQLVYFG from the coding sequence ATGTCTCATCGCTATAACATGATTAGAGGATATGGTAATGAACAACAATTTTTACTCCCTGTCAATGCGATGGACTGGCTATCTGAAAATGATATTACTTATGGCATATTAGAAATTCTTTCGATTCTCGATATTAGTCCATTTATTAATAAATATCGTGACGATGGTCGCGGTTCTGCCTTTTTTGATCCTCGTTCAATGCTTGGAATAATAATTTATTCAATGATTCGTGGAGAAAAATCTAGCAGAAAAATTGAGATGTGCTGCCATTATGATATTGGATATCGGATCGTCGCCAATAATCTTACACCTGACCATACAACGATCTATCGTTTCAAGAAGAATAATTCAAAAGAAATCAAATCCCTTTTTAAACAATTATCTCAAATTATCGTAGAATCCGGGATAGCAAGAATCGGTGTCCTAGCCCTCGATGGATCAAAATTTGGCTGTAATGCCTCTTTATCAGCCAATAAAAAATTAAAATACCTTGAAGCAGAGCTAGGTCGGCTTTTTGATGAATCACAGGAAATTGATGAGTTAGAAAACGATGATATAAATATTCAGGATATGGAGATTAACCGACTACCTGAGCATCTTTCAACAAAAGAAAAACGAAAGGAAGTTCTTAATCGGGCTAAAGAGAAATTAATTGAACGACATGATATCGAATCTAAAAAACAAGAAGAAAAGATTCTGGACCGCGAAAAAGAAGAATTAGAATCGGGTAAAAAGAAACGAGGTAGAAAGCCTTTAGAGCCTAAAAAAGAGCCATCTTCAGATTCAAAAGTAAATCTCACTGATCCTGAAAGTCAGATAATGTCAACCACCAATGGCTGGATTCAAGGGTATAATGGGCAGATTATCGTTTCTGAAAATCAATTTATCCTCGCTGCAATGATATCAGATGAGCAAAACGATAAAAAATTATTAATACCTATGCTAAATGAACTCGAAGACCTTTTTACGGGTATTCATCCATCAATTTCGCCTAATATACTACTATCTGATGCAGGTTATTTCTCATACCCGAATTCTTTAGCAGAATTGGATTATGGCATTCAACTCATCATCCCTCCTTCTAAAGAAAGAAAAATTCCAGAATATTCAGATAATGATGGGTATATCTCACGAATGGAAATGATATGTCGGGCGATTTGTATGGGAGAAATAATCACATTTCCGGAATTGCAAAGTATCGGGACGTTTGTTTGGCAATCTTTTATGAACAGAGAGAAACAAGCAACAACTCAGGAAATTTGTAAACGAGTTATGGAAGTACGTGTGAAATCCCCCACTGGTAGAGAGTTATATCGAAAACGAAAATACATGGTCGAACCAGTTTTTGGTAATATGAAACATAATATGAGGTTTAGGAGTTTCTCTCAAAAAGGGAAAGAGAATTGCGAGGGAGAATTCTTTTTAGCTGCATTAGTGCATAATATAAAAAAACTTATCAGATTTGAGGGTATAGTTAAAATTAAAGAATTTGCTACGAATATTATAAAACCGTCAAGAGGTTCAGGTTTTTCCTATATTTTTGCAAACACAGTATGTAAAGTGGGAATTGATACATGCAGGTTCATACATCAATTAGTCTATTTTGGTTGA
- a CDS encoding type II toxin-antitoxin system VapC family toxin: MTLSWLEMTECESVFDTSALVKIFHNEEGSERTRELILNAQNNLYILDIAQIEYFSAIFRRYRNHELSKKSLNIAISGFEKEMSHYCIEPTTPLVIKEAQKLIFSYGDKFGLRTLDSLHLAAFSLISNDDWIFVCCDSILSCVAEEYPFTVPLI; encoded by the coding sequence ATGACATTATCCTGGCTAGAGATGACCGAGTGTGAATCTGTTTTTGACACCTCTGCCCTCGTAAAAATCTTCCATAATGAGGAAGGGTCAGAGAGAACTCGTGAATTAATTTTAAATGCACAAAATAATCTCTATATACTGGATATTGCGCAAATTGAATACTTTAGTGCAATATTTCGACGATATCGTAATCATGAGTTGTCAAAAAAATCATTAAATATAGCCATATCAGGATTTGAAAAAGAAATGTCTCATTATTGTATTGAGCCAACAACACCCCTGGTGATTAAAGAAGCCCAAAAACTCATATTTTCGTATGGAGATAAATTTGGCCTTCGAACCCTTGATTCACTTCATCTGGCAGCATTTTCATTGATTTCAAATGATGATTGGATTTTTGTTTGTTGTGATTCTATACTTTCATGTGTTGCAGAAGAATATCCATTTACCGTACCGTTAATCTGA
- a CDS encoding type II toxin-antitoxin system VapB family antitoxin, which yields MATNLAVDDNLISEALVIGGCNTKKAAEFYNICPSAGTLGSTIDFLICALAERENEINITPR from the coding sequence ATGGCAACAAACCTTGCAGTCGACGATAATCTCATCTCCGAAGCCCTGGTAATTGGTGGATGTAACACCAAGAAAGCAGCAGAGTTCTATAACATTTGTCCATCTGCAGGAACCCTTGGTTCAACCATCGATTTTCTCATCTGTGCATTAGCAGAAAGAGAGAATGAAATAAATATTACCCCCAGATAG
- the wecB gene encoding non-hydrolyzing UDP-N-acetylglucosamine 2-epimerase → MKIISIVGARPQFIKCASVSRELRKTHQEVLIHTGQHYDPEMSDVFFEELEIPKPDYHLGVGSGPHGKQTGECLAKIEEVLIKEQPDLVLVYGDTNSTLAGGLAAAKLHIPVAHVEAGLRSFDRTMPEEINRVLVDHLSDLLFCPTQTAVDNLRSEGITKGVFLTGDVMVDALEYNKEIARERSKILEKYSLTPGKYLILTVHRPSNTDNPDHMEHIIGAIGDCGLLTLFPVHPRTRKNLISFELWDSMPGNIIPCVPLGYLDMLAAMGSAGKILTDSGGVQKEAYLLSVPCITLRENTEWVETVEAGWNVLVGADREKIGAMVREFLPSGGHPDLFGSGASGSIGELVGEYMNGV, encoded by the coding sequence ATGAAGATCATATCAATCGTCGGTGCCAGACCCCAGTTCATCAAATGTGCCTCGGTATCCAGGGAGCTTCGAAAAACCCACCAGGAAGTTTTGATCCATACCGGACAGCATTACGACCCGGAGATGTCTGACGTCTTCTTCGAGGAACTTGAGATCCCAAAACCTGATTATCATCTCGGGGTTGGATCAGGACCACATGGGAAGCAGACCGGGGAATGTCTCGCGAAGATCGAAGAGGTCCTGATCAAGGAGCAGCCGGATCTTGTCCTCGTGTATGGTGATACCAACTCGACCCTTGCCGGAGGGCTGGCTGCGGCAAAACTCCATATTCCGGTTGCCCACGTGGAGGCAGGGCTTCGAAGTTTTGATAGGACAATGCCGGAAGAGATCAACCGGGTCCTGGTCGATCATCTGTCTGACCTGCTCTTCTGTCCCACCCAGACTGCAGTGGATAATCTTCGAAGCGAAGGGATAACAAAGGGGGTGTTCCTGACCGGCGATGTGATGGTAGATGCTCTTGAATATAATAAGGAGATCGCAAGGGAACGATCAAAGATTCTGGAAAAGTATTCGCTCACTCCCGGCAAGTATCTGATCCTGACTGTTCACCGTCCGTCAAATACTGATAACCCTGATCACATGGAACATATTATCGGGGCCATTGGTGATTGTGGTTTGCTGACGTTATTTCCTGTTCATCCCCGGACCAGGAAAAATCTTATCTCGTTTGAGTTGTGGGATAGCATGCCGGGGAATATCATACCCTGTGTTCCTCTTGGATACCTTGATATGCTTGCGGCAATGGGTTCAGCCGGGAAGATCCTGACCGATTCAGGCGGAGTTCAGAAAGAGGCGTACCTGCTCTCGGTCCCGTGTATTACTTTGCGTGAGAATACCGAGTGGGTGGAGACAGTAGAGGCAGGGTGGAATGTATTGGTTGGGGCTGATAGGGAGAAGATTGGAGCGATGGTAAGAGAGTTTCTGCCTTCCGGTGGGCATCCGGACTTGTTTGGGAGTGGTGCATCGGGGAGTATTGGTGAACTGGTCGGGGAGTATATGAATGGGGTTTGA
- a CDS encoding glycosyltransferase produces the protein MQHPLNLYSINVIEQPVFLCEISLVKITKICLIFDYWNGINVSLCPLRNHDQKGKILYLLFVANVSRWHGIDRIIRGIYEYKNNHLICLHIVGNGKEIPNLKKLVDNLHLSKQVIFHGFKSGTELDSLFDTCHIAVGSLGLHRIGLSESSTLKVREYCARGIPWIIACKDPDFPDDFPYILRVPPDESPIDIDPVIDFAQKICSDPDHPKKMRKYAEENLDWSIKMKKLKGFLESLIEDPSSSA, from the coding sequence GTGCAACACCCTCTTAACTTATATTCAATTAACGTAATTGAGCAACCCGTTTTTTTATGCGAGATATCTTTAGTAAAAATTACCAAAATATGTCTAATTTTTGACTACTGGAATGGTATTAATGTTAGTTTATGTCCTCTACGAAACCATGATCAAAAAGGAAAAATTCTATATCTCCTCTTTGTTGCAAATGTCAGTCGATGGCATGGAATCGATCGCATAATCCGGGGAATCTATGAATATAAAAATAACCATTTAATTTGCCTACACATTGTGGGCAATGGCAAAGAAATTCCCAATCTCAAAAAACTAGTTGATAATTTACACTTATCAAAACAGGTTATCTTTCACGGTTTCAAATCAGGTACTGAACTTGACTCTCTTTTCGACACCTGCCATATTGCTGTGGGAAGTCTCGGTCTTCATAGAATTGGATTATCTGAGTCTTCAACCCTCAAAGTCCGAGAATATTGTGCCCGTGGAATTCCGTGGATTATTGCATGTAAAGATCCAGATTTTCCAGATGATTTTCCTTATATCTTGAGAGTCCCCCCAGATGAATCGCCGATTGACATTGATCCGGTAATAGATTTTGCACAAAAAATATGTTCAGACCCTGATCACCCAAAAAAAATGAGGAAATATGCAGAAGAGAATTTAGATTGGTCAATAAAAATGAAGAAATTAAAGGGATTCCTTGAATCATTAATAGAAGATCCCTCCTCGAGCGCATAG
- a CDS encoding type II toxin-antitoxin system HicB family antitoxin: MTLKFKVELIQEPDGGYIAHVPALPGCHTQGDSFDEVIENVKDAIQLYMDVLSEESTISPTNSQSQIVEVSI; the protein is encoded by the coding sequence ATGACTTTAAAATTTAAAGTTGAATTAATCCAAGAGCCTGATGGGGGCTATATCGCTCATGTCCCTGCTCTACCTGGATGTCATACGCAGGGTGACTCATTTGATGAAGTAATTGAAAATGTCAAAGATGCAATTCAGTTATATATGGATGTATTATCTGAGGAATCAACCATATCACCCACCAATAGCCAATCTCAAATTGTAGAAGTATCTATATGA
- a CDS encoding type II toxin-antitoxin system VapB family antitoxin, with protein MATNLAVDDNLISEALVIGGCNTKKAAVTEALIEYIQRRKQIQITSLFGTIDYDSDYDYKKNRSRT; from the coding sequence ATGGCAACAAACCTTGCAGTCGACGATAATCTCATCTCCGAAGCCCTGGTAATTGGTGGATGTAACACCAAGAAAGCAGCAGTTACTGAAGCTCTCATAGAATACATCCAAAGAAGAAAACAGATCCAGATTACATCATTGTTCGGAACAATTGATTATGATTCAGATTATGATTATAAGAAAAATAGGTCTAGAACGTGA